In a genomic window of Zingiber officinale cultivar Zhangliang chromosome 9B, Zo_v1.1, whole genome shotgun sequence:
- the LOC122025618 gene encoding chaperone protein ClpD2, chloroplastic-like, whose amino-acid sequence MEATCCCASSSAPSLLTLHSLRPSYHRLTVTSASRFIAASSALSSSRRVDLRRRSYTFLPLPSTRRCGTRRPARRAAISAIFERFTERAIKAVIFSQREARAMGKEMVFNQHLLLGLVAEERSLVGFLGSGVTIDQAREAVREIWNEEAPAPSLSAAATDVPFSTSSKRVFEAAVDFSRSMGCNFVGPEHIAIGLFNADDGSAAQVLKRLGADMSRLASVALSKLQVELAKDGREPLASSQKIKEKPSATKSTSLRSQEKGPLTDFCVDLTAHAREGLIDPIIGRDTEIQRIVQILCRRTKNNPILLGDAGVGKTAIAEGLALRIAEGDIPSFLMEKRIMSLDVGLLLAGAKERGELETRVTGLISEVQKSGDVILFIDEVHTLIGSGTVGRGNKGSGLDIANLLKPPLGRGELQCIASTTLDEHKTHFEKDKALARRFQPVLINEPSQEDAVKILLGLREKYESHHKCTFTLDAINAAVYLSARYIADRHLPDKAIDLIDEAGSRARMDAFKKKKEEKLSVLLKSPEEYWQEIRAVQAMHALVSENKLTYSADKTIKEDQSLDLEIPMSSNPSSLNDNEKIFVGTEEIATVASLWSGIPVQQINADERKLLVGLDEELRKRVIGQDDAVSAISRAVKRSRVGLKDPDRPIAAMLFCGPTGVGKTELTKALAASYFGSEESMLRLDMSEYMERHTVSKLIGSPPGYIGYGEGGTLTEAVRRRPFTVILLDEIEKAHPDIFNILLQVFEDGHLTDSQGRRVSFKNTLIVMTSNVGSEAISKGRRSIGFFVAEDTECNSYASMKTIVMEEIKAYFRPELLNRIDEVVIFRSLEQTQMLEISNIMLEQVRSRLSSLGIGLKVSDAIMNLVCEQGFDRSYGARPLRRAIASLIEDVISEAILAGNYKPGDTITLDIDATGNPTVSQLTSDHIIQLSDAA is encoded by the exons ATGGAGGCGACCTGCTGCTGCGCCTCCTCATCGGCTCCTTCCCTCCTTACTCTCCACTCCTTACGGCCCTCCTACCACCGCCTCACCGTCACATCCGCCTCCCGCTTCATCGCCGCCTCCTCCGCCTTGTCCTCCTCCAGGCGGGTCGATCTCCGGCGCCGCTCTTACACTTTCCTACCCTTGCCCTCCACCCGCCGCTGCGGCACGCGCCGACCCGCCCGAAGAGCAGCCATCTCCGCCATCTTCGAGCGCTTTACCGAGCGGGCCATCAAGGCCGTCATCTTCTCCCAGCGGGAGGCGCGCGCGATGGGGAAGGAGATGGTCTTCAACCAGCACCTCCTCCTCGGGCTCGTCGCCGAGGAGCGCTCCCTCGTCGGCTTCCTCGGATCTGGTGTCACCATCGACCAAGCCCGCGAGGCCGTCCGAGAAATCTGGAACGAGGAGGCTCCCGCGCCCTCCCTCTCGGCCGCAGCCACCGACGTGCCCTTCTCCACCAGCAGCAAGCGGGTGTTTGAGGCTGCTGTGGATTTTTCCAGGAGCATGGGATGCAATTTTGTTGGTCCGGAGCATATTGCGATCGGCCTCTTCAACGCCGATGACGGCAGCGCGGCGCAGGTGCTCAAGAG ATTGGGAGCAGATATGAGTCGCTTAGCATCAGTTGCCCTGTCCAAACTCCAAGTGGAGCTTGCCAAGGATGGTAGAGAGCCATTGGCATCATCTCAGAAGATAAAGGAGAAACCTTCTGCCACAAAATCTACAAGTTTGAGGTCTCAAG AAAAAGGACCATTGACAGATTTTTGTGTTGATTTAACCGCTCATGCTAGAGAGGGGCTCATTGATCCTATCATTGGTCGAGATACAGAGATCCAGAGAATTGTTCAGATCCTTTGCCGACGAACAAAAAATAATCCAATTCTTTTGGGAGATGCAGGTGTTGGAAAAACAGCAATTGCTGAAGGATTGGCACTTCGCATTGCTGAAGGCGACATTCCTTCTTTCCTTATG GAGAAACGAATAATGTCACTTGATGTTGGCTTATTGTTGGCGGGTGCTAAAGAAAGGGGGGAGCTGGAAACCCGAGTTACTGGTTTGATATCCGAAGTACAGAAATCAG GTGATGTCATACTCTTTATTGATGAGGTTCATACACTGATTGGTTCTGGTACTGTTGGAAGAGGTAACAAAGGCTCAGGTCTTGATATAGCTAATTTGTTGAAACCTCCTCTTGGTAGAGGCGAATTGCAG TGTATTGCATCAACAACTTTAGATGAACATAAGACACACTTCGAGAAGGATAAAGCTTTAGCTCGCCGATTCCAACCAGTGCTGATAAATGAGCCTAGTCAG GAGGATGCAGTGAAGATATTACTGGGCTTACGCGAGAAATATGAGAGCCATCATAAGTGCACATTCACATTAGATGCCATAAATGCTGCAGTATACCTCTCAGCTAGATATATTGCAGATAGACATCTTCCTGATAAAGCAATTGATCTGATTGATGAAGCTGGTAGTAGAGCTCGTATGGATGcattcaagaagaagaaggaagagaaactCTCTGTGCTTTTAAAGTCACCAGAAGAATACTGGCAAGAGATTAGGGCAGTCCAGGCAATGCATGCACTG GTGTCAGAAAACAAGTTGACATATTCTGCTGACAAAACCATCAAGGAAGATCAATCTTTAGATCTTGAGATTCCAATGTCTTCTAATCCATCTTCACTAAATGATAATGA AAAAATCTTTGTCGGGACAGAGGAGATAGCCACTGTTGCCTCTCTTTGGTCAGGAATCCCAGTACAGCAGATCAATGCAGATGAGAGAAAACTATTAGTTGGTTTGGATGAGGAACTGAGAAAACGTGTAATTGGCCAGGATGATGCTGTTAGTGCAATATCTCGAGCTGTGAAGCGATCACGCGTTGGTCTGAAGGATCCCGATAGGCCTATTGCTGCAATGCTTTTCTGTGGTCCAACTGGGGTTGGTAAAACTGAGCTGACAAAAGCATTAGCTGCCTCCTACTTTGGATCG GAGGAAAGCATGTTGCGCTTGGATATGAGTGAGTACATGGAGAGACATACTGTGAGTAAGCTGATTGGATCTCCACCAGGATACATTGGGTATGGAGAGGGTGGTACCTTGACTGAAGCAGTTAGGAGGCGGCCTTTTACAGTTATCTTGCTTGATGAGATAGAGAAAGCTCACCCTGATATATTTAATATCCTCCTCCAAGTATTTGAAGATGGTCACCTAACTGACTCTCAG GGGCGGAGAGTTTCATTCAAGAACACATTGATTGTCATGACATCTAATGTTGGGTCTGAAGCAATTTCGAAAGGTAGACGGAGCATAGGTTTCTTTGTTGCAGAAGACACAGAATGTAACTCATATGCCTCGATGAAGACAATAGTGATGGAAGAGATAAAAGCATATTTTCGTCCTGAGCTACTTAACAGAATTGATGAAGTGGTTATTTTCCGCTCCCTTGAGCAAACTCAG ATGCTGGAGATTTCAAATATAATGTTGGAGCAAGTTAGGAGCAGGCTTTCATCTCTCGGGATTGGTTTAAAGGTATCAGATGCCATCATGAATTTGGTCTGCGAACAAGGTTTTGATCGAAGCTATGGTGCCAGACCCTTGAGAAGAGCCATTGCTAGTCTCATTGAAGATGTCATTAGTGAAGCAATTCTCGCTGGAAACTATAAGCCCGGCGACACTATTACTCTAGACATCGATGCCACTGGAAATCCCACAGTGAGCCAGCTAACTTCCGATCATATAATCCAATTGTCAGATGCAGCATGA